In one Cottoperca gobio chromosome 12, fCotGob3.1, whole genome shotgun sequence genomic region, the following are encoded:
- the tescb gene encoding tescalcin b isoform X2: MNVRRDPLRSLSIPTVSVQSRLVSGPVKSGGRSSRVSFEQIKILHKRFKQLSHNEEALQRDHFNAIPDLACNPIRSQIIEAFFDRRNFRQNGEGIVEEIRFEEFLLVMSHFRPPSLHKIEEQRDSVRREKLKFIFNMHDTDNDGTITLEEYRHVVEELLSLSEGLEKDTAKSIADAAMLEVASISMGHMEPDEFYEGITFEHFLKLLNGFEIESRMNIRFLNMDTTTLCK, from the exons ATGAATGTGAGACGTGACCCGCTGAGATCCCTTTCAATTCCAACAGTTTCGGTTCAGTCCCGACTTGTCTCTGGTCCCGTTAAATCCGGTGGAAGATCTTCACGAG tttCATTTGAGCAGATTAAAATCCTACATAAAAGATTCAAGCAGTTGAGCCACAACGAAGAAGCTCTGCA GAGAGATCACTTTAACGCAATCCCAGATCTGGCATGCAATCCCATCCGTTCGCAGATCATAGAGGCCTTCTTTGACAGAAG AAACTTTCGGCAGAATGGCGAGGGTATCGTGGAGGAGATCCGCTTTGAGGAGTTTCTGCTGGTCATGTCCCATTTCAGGCCCCCGTCACTGCACAAGATAGAGGAGCAGCGGGACAGCGTCAGGAGGGAGAAACTGAAAT TTATATTCAACATGCATGACACAGACAACGACGGGACGATAACTCTCGAGGAATACAGACAC GTGGTGGAGGAGCTGTTATCTCTCAGCGAGGGACTGGAGAAGGACACAGCCAAGAGCATTGCTGATGCTGCCATGTTGGAGGTGGCCAGTATTTCAATGGGTCACATG GAGCCTGATGAGTTCTACGAGGGAATCACATTTGAGCATTTCCTCAAG ttgCTGAATGGCTTTGAGATTGAATCCAGAATGAACATTCGCTTTTTGAACATGGACACGACGACCTTGTGTAAGTGA
- the tescb gene encoding tescalcin b isoform X1, whose translation MNVRRDPLRSLSIPTVSVQSRLVSGPVKSGGRSSRGMGALQSLPGNPEYLDLAEKTGFSFEQIKILHKRFKQLSHNEEALQRDHFNAIPDLACNPIRSQIIEAFFDRRNFRQNGEGIVEEIRFEEFLLVMSHFRPPSLHKIEEQRDSVRREKLKFIFNMHDTDNDGTITLEEYRHVVEELLSLSEGLEKDTAKSIADAAMLEVASISMGHMEPDEFYEGITFEHFLKLLNGFEIESRMNIRFLNMDTTTLCK comes from the exons ATGAATGTGAGACGTGACCCGCTGAGATCCCTTTCAATTCCAACAGTTTCGGTTCAGTCCCGACTTGTCTCTGGTCCCGTTAAATCCGGTGGAAGATCTTCACGAGGTATGGGTGCTCTACAGTCCTTACCTGGTAACCCAGAATACCTTGATCTGGCGGAAAAGACGGGCT tttCATTTGAGCAGATTAAAATCCTACATAAAAGATTCAAGCAGTTGAGCCACAACGAAGAAGCTCTGCA GAGAGATCACTTTAACGCAATCCCAGATCTGGCATGCAATCCCATCCGTTCGCAGATCATAGAGGCCTTCTTTGACAGAAG AAACTTTCGGCAGAATGGCGAGGGTATCGTGGAGGAGATCCGCTTTGAGGAGTTTCTGCTGGTCATGTCCCATTTCAGGCCCCCGTCACTGCACAAGATAGAGGAGCAGCGGGACAGCGTCAGGAGGGAGAAACTGAAAT TTATATTCAACATGCATGACACAGACAACGACGGGACGATAACTCTCGAGGAATACAGACAC GTGGTGGAGGAGCTGTTATCTCTCAGCGAGGGACTGGAGAAGGACACAGCCAAGAGCATTGCTGATGCTGCCATGTTGGAGGTGGCCAGTATTTCAATGGGTCACATG GAGCCTGATGAGTTCTACGAGGGAATCACATTTGAGCATTTCCTCAAG ttgCTGAATGGCTTTGAGATTGAATCCAGAATGAACATTCGCTTTTTGAACATGGACACGACGACCTTGTGTAAGTGA
- the tescb gene encoding tescalcin b isoform X3, translated as MGALQSLPGNPEYLDLAEKTGFSFEQIKILHKRFKQLSHNEEALQRDHFNAIPDLACNPIRSQIIEAFFDRRNFRQNGEGIVEEIRFEEFLLVMSHFRPPSLHKIEEQRDSVRREKLKFIFNMHDTDNDGTITLEEYRHVVEELLSLSEGLEKDTAKSIADAAMLEVASISMGHMEPDEFYEGITFEHFLKLLNGFEIESRMNIRFLNMDTTTLCK; from the exons ATGGGTGCTCTACAGTCCTTACCTGGTAACCCAGAATACCTTGATCTGGCGGAAAAGACGGGCT tttCATTTGAGCAGATTAAAATCCTACATAAAAGATTCAAGCAGTTGAGCCACAACGAAGAAGCTCTGCA GAGAGATCACTTTAACGCAATCCCAGATCTGGCATGCAATCCCATCCGTTCGCAGATCATAGAGGCCTTCTTTGACAGAAG AAACTTTCGGCAGAATGGCGAGGGTATCGTGGAGGAGATCCGCTTTGAGGAGTTTCTGCTGGTCATGTCCCATTTCAGGCCCCCGTCACTGCACAAGATAGAGGAGCAGCGGGACAGCGTCAGGAGGGAGAAACTGAAAT TTATATTCAACATGCATGACACAGACAACGACGGGACGATAACTCTCGAGGAATACAGACAC GTGGTGGAGGAGCTGTTATCTCTCAGCGAGGGACTGGAGAAGGACACAGCCAAGAGCATTGCTGATGCTGCCATGTTGGAGGTGGCCAGTATTTCAATGGGTCACATG GAGCCTGATGAGTTCTACGAGGGAATCACATTTGAGCATTTCCTCAAG ttgCTGAATGGCTTTGAGATTGAATCCAGAATGAACATTCGCTTTTTGAACATGGACACGACGACCTTGTGTAAGTGA